From a region of the Zingiber officinale cultivar Zhangliang chromosome 4B, Zo_v1.1, whole genome shotgun sequence genome:
- the LOC121975866 gene encoding protein DCL homolog, chloroplastic-like, which produces MASSALALLLPRGVPALRAASASLPRRCALGILAAVEPLSPPAAASAGEGAPASSSGGPKATPPLKALHGTPWNLHPDYRRWKDAEEEILRDIEPIRMLTKHILHSDRYFDGERLSAKDEKEVIGKLLRYHPRSEDKIGCGLDYIMVDRHPQFKHSRCLFVVRTDGGWIDFSYQKCLRAYIRDKYPLHAERFIGEHLKRN; this is translated from the exons ATGGCCTCCTCCGCCCTGGCGCTCCTTCTCCCACGGGGCGTCCCAGCGCTGCGCGCGGCTTCAGCCTCCCTCCCCCGCCGCTGCGCCTTGGGGATCCTCGCGGCGGTGGAACCCCTATCCCCGCCTGCTGCTGCATCGGCAGGCGAAGGCGCGCCGGCCTCGTCCTCTGGCGGCCCCAAGGCCACACCTCCCTTGAAGGCCCTACATGGAACTCCGTGGAACCTGCATCCCGATTACAGGCGGTGGAAGGATGCGGAAGAGGAGATCCTGAGGGACATCGAACCCATCAGGATGCTCACCAAGCACATTCTTCACTCCGACAG ATACTTTGATGGTGAGCGTTTGAGTGCCAAAGACGAAAAAGAAGTCATAGGAAAACTTCTCAGATACCATCCTCGTTCAGAAGATAAGATTGGTTGTGGCCTTGATTATATAATG GTTGATCGGCATCCTCAATTCAAACACTCAAGATGCCTCTTTGTGGTGCGAACTGATGGTGGCTGGATAGACTTCTCGTATCAGAAGTGTCTTAGAGCTTACATCCGAGACAAGTACCCACTGCATGCAGAAAGGTTCATTGGTGAGCATTTGAAACGCAACTGA
- the LOC121975865 gene encoding uncharacterized protein LOC121975865 isoform X4 — translation MELGKRKERTERKSFKRKRRDTWQFRTMAEKRRKFEITSFQSCLSDAVTKITSWHEISVAATVQYNEEKEQCLHNLHKQGKKLKKYKELKRENERKLEEVEKEYKSILEEVQKGNQILLNLIQSSNATLRQSTSYKGKGNENSMNTIFDVEVEDEDHAASEKSVEISGPVRKKLKRNEDEVEVE, via the exons ATGGAGTTGGGAAAAAGGAAGGAGAGAACGGAAAGAAAGTCatttaaaaggaaaagaagggaTACCTGGCAATTCA GAACTATGGctgaaaaaagaagaaaatttgaGATAACAAGTTTCCAGTCATGTTTGTCAGATGCTGTTACAAAAATTACAAGCTGGCATGAGATTTCAGTGGCTGCAACAGTGCAATATAACGAAGAGAAAGAACAATGTTTACACAACCTTCATAAACAGGGAAAAAAACTGAAGAAATATAAAGAATTAAAGAGAGAGAATGAAAGAAAGCTGGAGGAAGTGGAGAAAGAATACAAGTCAATTTTGGAGGAAGTTCAGAAAGGAAATCAGATTCTGTTGAATCTGATTCAAAGTTCAAATGCTACTCTCAGACAGAGCACATCTTATAAGGGTAagggtaatgaaaattcaatgaaTACTATTTTTGATGTAGAAGTGGAAGATGAAGACCATGCTGCTTCAGAAAAAAGTGTAGAAATAAGTGGCCCAGTCAGAAAGAAGTTGAAGAGGAATGAGGATGAAGTAGAAGTTGAATAA